The following are from one region of the Meiothermus sp. Pnk-1 genome:
- a CDS encoding ABC transporter permease, whose amino-acid sequence MFSYLVRRLFFVIFVVWGVTFATFFIAQVVPIDPAVAALGDNAREEQIQEFRERYGLNKSKPEQYLIYMKRLFAGDLGNSLRTQRPVLEDLREFFPATVELSVAAFLVALALGIPMGIWAAIRQNSSVDVGVRILALFGGATPVFFLAVLLQYVLAQRLDVLPVQGRLDGFLFPPPRVTGMVGVDALLARDWTAFFDSLKHLILPAFVLGAFSAAILTRMTRATMLEVLSQDYIRTARAKGLAERVVIFRHALKNASLPVLTLLGGLLGGLLSGAVLTETIFSWPGIGRYVTQSATSLDFPAVMGVTLLVGLVYALINLVVDLLYAFLDPRIRYA is encoded by the coding sequence ATGTTTTCCTACCTCGTTCGCCGGTTGTTTTTTGTCATCTTCGTCGTGTGGGGGGTCACCTTCGCTACGTTTTTCATCGCCCAGGTGGTTCCCATCGACCCAGCGGTGGCTGCGCTGGGCGATAACGCGCGGGAAGAACAGATCCAGGAGTTCCGCGAGCGCTACGGCCTGAACAAGTCCAAGCCCGAGCAGTACCTCATCTACATGAAACGCCTGTTCGCGGGGGACTTGGGTAACTCCCTACGCACCCAGCGCCCCGTACTCGAGGACCTTCGGGAATTCTTCCCGGCTACTGTCGAGCTTTCCGTGGCCGCTTTTTTGGTCGCGCTCGCCCTGGGAATCCCTATGGGGATCTGGGCAGCCATTCGGCAGAACTCCTCGGTGGACGTGGGGGTGCGGATCTTGGCGCTGTTCGGCGGGGCTACCCCGGTCTTCTTCCTGGCGGTGCTGCTGCAGTATGTGCTGGCCCAGCGGCTTGATGTACTGCCGGTGCAGGGCCGCCTGGACGGCTTTTTGTTCCCTCCGCCGCGCGTCACTGGAATGGTGGGGGTTGACGCTTTGTTGGCTCGAGACTGGACGGCCTTTTTTGACTCGCTCAAACACCTGATCCTTCCGGCTTTCGTGCTGGGGGCTTTCTCGGCGGCCATCCTAACCCGCATGACTCGGGCCACTATGCTCGAGGTGCTCTCGCAGGATTACATCCGCACCGCCCGGGCCAAGGGATTGGCGGAGCGGGTGGTAATCTTTCGCCACGCCCTCAAGAACGCCTCGCTGCCGGTGTTGACCCTGCTGGGCGGGCTTTTGGGCGGTTTGCTCTCGGGGGCGGTGCTCACCGAGACCATCTTCAGCTGGCCCGGCATCGGGCGCTACGTGACCCAGTCCGCCACCAGCCTGGACTTCCCGGCAGTGATGGGCGTGACCTTGCTGGTGGGGCTGGTCTATGCCCTCATCAACCTGGTGGTAGACCTCCTATATGCCTTTCTCGACCCCAGAATTCGCTACGCTTAG
- a CDS encoding NADPH:quinone oxidoreductase family protein, translating to MKSIVVQKLGGPEVLQLAELPKPAPKAGEVLVRVRAIGLNFADILAVRGEYLTRTRLPYVPGMEFSGTIEELGEGVEGLQPGQLVAALGSGAFAEYATVPAQAVLPVPPNLSPHQAAALPVSFYTAFFALHSLGQAKVGESVLIQAAGGALGTASVQVAKAMGLQVIATASREEKLELARSLGADHAFLSTDPELEAKVREASGKGVDVLMELVGGEGFAQSLRMLAPRGRLLVIGSASQQQATLRPVELMKKNLSVIGVWLVPFLADREAMLEATQFLTPLLAAGHVRPVVGRVFRLEEAAQAFQYVLQRASTGKVVLEP from the coding sequence ATGAAATCCATCGTGGTGCAAAAACTGGGCGGCCCTGAGGTGTTGCAGCTGGCTGAGCTCCCCAAGCCCGCGCCCAAAGCAGGCGAGGTCTTGGTTCGGGTGCGGGCCATCGGGCTCAACTTTGCCGACATCTTGGCGGTGCGGGGGGAGTACCTCACCCGCACCCGCTTGCCCTACGTGCCGGGAATGGAGTTCTCCGGGACGATCGAGGAGCTGGGCGAAGGGGTGGAGGGCTTGCAGCCCGGCCAGCTGGTAGCTGCCCTGGGGAGCGGGGCTTTTGCCGAATACGCGACCGTGCCGGCCCAGGCCGTGCTGCCGGTTCCTCCCAACCTGAGCCCCCACCAAGCGGCTGCCCTGCCAGTCTCTTTCTACACCGCTTTCTTCGCCCTCCACAGCCTGGGGCAGGCCAAAGTGGGCGAGAGCGTGCTGATCCAGGCCGCGGGCGGGGCCTTGGGCACGGCTTCGGTGCAGGTGGCCAAGGCGATGGGCTTGCAGGTGATCGCCACCGCCTCGCGGGAGGAGAAGCTCGAGCTAGCCCGCAGCCTGGGGGCCGATCACGCTTTTCTCTCCACCGACCCCGAGCTCGAGGCCAAAGTCCGCGAGGCCAGCGGCAAGGGCGTGGATGTGCTGATGGAGTTGGTCGGCGGGGAAGGCTTCGCCCAAAGCCTGCGGATGCTGGCTCCGCGCGGGCGTCTATTGGTGATCGGCTCGGCCAGCCAGCAGCAGGCCACGTTGCGTCCGGTGGAGCTGATGAAAAAGAACCTATCGGTGATCGGGGTGTGGCTGGTGCCCTTCCTGGCCGACCGCGAGGCCATGCTGGAGGCTACCCAGTTCCTCACCCCCCTGCTGGCCGCGGGCCACGTGAGGCCAGTAGTGGGCCGGGTATTCCGGCTAGAAGAAGCCGCTCAGGCTTTCCAGTACGTACTGCAACGGGCCAGCACCGGGAAGGTGGTGCTCGAGCCCTGA
- the holA gene encoding DNA polymerase III subunit delta has product MLLAFTGDPLLAREALLQEARVRGLSPRLLPPEPALVAQEASGGLFGPSGALVDLREIGEGEWKLLKEALEPLPEMAIVLLLDPKPTAARSKWYGKERIREHPTPQGKDLVRWIENRAKAMGLKTNAAIHQYLASLLGGRSTAENPALGLEALQRELDKLTLVTPPVTLEKVQALVALEAPLSGFDLVRAVTEGKTSTAFRQLRGLMERGEDPIRILGALSWQYAKLAQAWAQLYENPLLGEREAAGLLGMHPYAAKQTLALAKTVNPEVLDQALEILVKAEQAAKTGRDSRLALEKAVAELSAQVRRLRPYGSSPP; this is encoded by the coding sequence GTGCTCCTGGCGTTTACCGGCGATCCCTTGCTGGCCCGGGAGGCCTTGCTGCAAGAGGCCAGGGTGCGGGGCCTCTCCCCCCGCCTGTTGCCCCCGGAGCCAGCGCTGGTGGCGCAAGAGGCCAGCGGCGGCCTGTTCGGGCCGAGCGGGGCGCTGGTGGATTTGCGCGAGATCGGCGAGGGGGAGTGGAAGCTCCTCAAGGAGGCCCTCGAGCCCCTCCCGGAGATGGCCATAGTGCTGCTATTAGACCCCAAGCCCACCGCCGCCCGGAGCAAGTGGTACGGCAAAGAACGCATCCGCGAGCATCCCACCCCTCAGGGCAAAGACCTGGTGCGCTGGATAGAGAACCGGGCCAAGGCCATGGGCCTCAAGACCAACGCCGCCATCCACCAGTACCTGGCCAGCTTGCTAGGGGGCCGAAGCACCGCGGAGAACCCGGCGTTGGGGCTCGAAGCACTCCAGCGGGAACTCGACAAGCTCACCCTGGTTACCCCACCGGTCACGCTTGAGAAGGTGCAAGCCCTGGTTGCGCTGGAGGCCCCCCTCTCCGGCTTCGACCTGGTGCGCGCGGTCACCGAGGGCAAGACCTCGACAGCTTTCCGGCAGCTACGGGGGCTCATGGAGCGCGGGGAGGATCCCATTCGGATTCTCGGCGCGCTGTCGTGGCAGTACGCCAAGCTGGCCCAGGCCTGGGCACAGCTCTACGAGAACCCGCTCTTGGGCGAGCGTGAGGCCGCGGGCCTATTGGGGATGCATCCTTACGCGGCCAAGCAGACCCTGGCCCTCGCCAAGACCGTCAACCCAGAGGTGCTGGACCAAGCCCTCGAGATCCTGGTCAAAGCCGAGCAAGCCGCCAAGACCGGGCGCGACTCCCGGCTGGCCTTGGAGAAAGCCGTGGCCGAGCTATCGGCCCAGGTCCGGCGGCTCAGGCCATACGGTTCCTCGCCGCCATAG
- a CDS encoding DinB family protein: MNPYLARIIGLLGERDPLACLADTPQQLEALLPRLEPERSYAPGKWTAREILCHLADTELAMGFRFRQTLAQDNHTVQPFDQDAWAVRYGGLPMGLAYETFKALRAWNLALLRGLSEEDLERTYYHPEREEWESLRMLLRFVAGHDLNHLGQLERIAEEAR, encoded by the coding sequence ATGAATCCCTATCTTGCCCGCATAATCGGCCTGCTGGGGGAGCGTGACCCGCTAGCTTGCCTAGCAGACACCCCCCAGCAGCTCGAGGCACTTTTGCCCCGGCTCGAGCCCGAGAGGAGCTATGCTCCGGGTAAGTGGACCGCGCGCGAAATTCTGTGCCACCTGGCCGACACCGAGCTAGCCATGGGCTTTCGCTTCCGCCAGACCCTCGCGCAGGACAACCACACGGTACAGCCCTTCGACCAGGACGCCTGGGCCGTACGCTACGGGGGCTTGCCCATGGGGCTAGCCTATGAGACCTTTAAGGCCCTGCGGGCCTGGAACCTCGCACTCTTGCGCGGCCTGAGCGAGGAAGACCTGGAGCGCACCTACTACCACCCCGAGCGGGAGGAGTGGGAAAGCCTGCGGATGCTCCTGCGCTTCGTCGCCGGGCACGATCTCAACCACCTGGGGCAGCTCGAGCGCATCGCAGAGGAGGCAAGATGA
- a CDS encoding TldD/PmbA family protein, whose amino-acid sequence MLAETLVSDVLRTARSGGADFAELYVERWKRRGMRVLNGEVKEAASGLEYGAGLRLFYGTEVVYAYTNDLSAESLLELTETLVKLKGRAGQVDAQGRGGLDFRKQAAQGLHAPEVPLLAKDRRYRLERLLEAEAAARVAPEIKQVQTQLLEWEQEVLVATSEGKWVEDRRVRTRYVVTAIAQGEGGMQTGSMGPGKSVGLELFELYPPSVVGRQAGEQAMTNLRAKPAPAGTMPVVIGNAFGGVIFHEALGHLLETTSVAKKASVLSDRLGEKVASSCVTYIDDGTTPHGWGSSEFDDEGLATERTVLIENGVLKGYMVDRWGALRTGLRPTGSGRRQDYTFAPTSRMRNTFIAPGDTPKEKLFEGIEFGLYAKDMGGGQVKPGSGEYNFGVKEAYIIRRGRIEEPVRGAMLVGKGPDSISKIAAVSSDLETAPGMCGSLSGSLPVEVGQPHLLISEIVVGGQA is encoded by the coding sequence ATGCTAGCGGAAACTTTGGTCAGCGACGTACTCCGCACGGCCCGCTCCGGGGGGGCGGACTTCGCTGAGCTATACGTGGAGCGCTGGAAGCGGCGGGGCATGCGGGTCTTGAACGGCGAGGTCAAGGAGGCCGCCAGCGGCCTCGAGTACGGCGCGGGGCTGCGCCTCTTCTACGGCACCGAGGTGGTGTACGCCTACACCAACGACCTTTCGGCTGAGAGCTTGCTGGAGCTGACCGAGACCCTGGTCAAGCTCAAGGGTCGGGCCGGGCAGGTGGACGCCCAGGGGCGGGGCGGGTTGGACTTTCGCAAGCAGGCCGCGCAGGGCTTGCACGCGCCCGAGGTCCCGCTGTTGGCCAAGGACCGGCGCTACCGCCTCGAGCGGCTCTTGGAGGCCGAGGCGGCGGCCCGCGTGGCCCCCGAGATCAAACAGGTGCAGACCCAACTGTTGGAGTGGGAGCAGGAGGTGCTGGTGGCGACCTCCGAGGGGAAGTGGGTCGAAGACCGCCGGGTGCGCACCCGCTACGTGGTGACCGCCATCGCCCAGGGTGAGGGTGGGATGCAGACCGGGAGCATGGGGCCGGGGAAGAGCGTGGGTCTCGAGCTCTTCGAACTCTACCCCCCCAGCGTGGTGGGCCGCCAGGCCGGAGAGCAGGCCATGACCAACCTGCGGGCCAAGCCTGCCCCGGCGGGCACCATGCCGGTGGTCATCGGCAACGCCTTCGGCGGGGTGATCTTCCACGAAGCGCTGGGGCACCTGCTGGAGACCACTTCGGTAGCCAAGAAGGCCAGCGTGCTCTCCGACCGGCTGGGCGAGAAGGTGGCCAGCTCTTGCGTCACCTACATCGACGACGGCACCACCCCCCACGGCTGGGGCTCCTCCGAGTTCGACGACGAGGGCCTGGCCACCGAGCGTACCGTGCTCATCGAGAACGGCGTGCTCAAGGGCTACATGGTCGATCGCTGGGGCGCCTTGCGTACCGGCTTGCGCCCCACGGGCTCCGGACGCCGCCAGGACTACACCTTCGCCCCCACCAGCCGCATGCGCAACACCTTCATCGCCCCCGGCGACACCCCCAAAGAGAAGCTCTTCGAGGGGATCGAGTTTGGCCTCTACGCCAAGGACATGGGCGGGGGGCAGGTCAAGCCGGGTTCGGGGGAGTACAACTTCGGGGTCAAGGAGGCTTACATCATCCGTCGTGGCCGCATCGAGGAGCCGGTGCGAGGAGCCATGTTGGTGGGCAAGGGCCCCGACAGCATCTCGAAGATCGCGGCGGTCTCCAGCGACCTCGAGACCGCTCCCGGCATGTGTGGCAGCCTCTCGGGGAGCCTGCCGGTAGAGGTAGGCCAGCCCCACCTGCTGATCTCCGAGATCGTGGTGGGAGGTCAGGCATGA
- the nikC gene encoding nickel transporter permease: MAVAIQAPTSRRSRPLRRFLRNKGGLIGLGLLVLLVLVAVLAPVITPDPIAQDISARLQPPSAQHLLGTDQLGRDVWARVAHGAGISLRVGFGVVILSVLIGVVVGLLAGTLGGAWDNLLMRFTDIFFAFPSLILAMAIAAALGPNLNNTVIAVALVSWPIYARLVRANVLALREREYVEAARALGASSLRLMLRHLLPNTLTPVFVQASFDVGGAILTAAGLSFIGFGAQPPTPEWGAMVSETRNFIAEAIWAPTAPAVAILLTVLAFNLLGDALRDVLDPRARD, translated from the coding sequence ATGGCCGTCGCTATCCAAGCCCCGACCTCTCGACGTTCCCGCCCGCTGCGGCGCTTCCTGCGCAACAAGGGCGGGTTGATCGGCCTGGGACTTTTGGTATTGCTGGTGCTGGTAGCCGTGCTGGCTCCGGTGATCACCCCCGACCCCATCGCGCAAGACATCTCCGCCCGGCTCCAGCCGCCCTCCGCGCAACACCTCCTGGGCACCGATCAGCTGGGCCGCGACGTGTGGGCTAGGGTGGCCCACGGGGCGGGGATCTCGCTCAGGGTGGGCTTTGGGGTGGTGATCCTGTCGGTGTTGATCGGGGTGGTGGTGGGGCTGTTGGCCGGTACCCTGGGCGGGGCCTGGGACAACCTGCTGATGCGCTTTACCGACATCTTCTTCGCCTTTCCTTCGCTCATCCTGGCGATGGCCATCGCTGCAGCCCTGGGTCCCAACCTCAACAACACCGTGATCGCGGTGGCGTTGGTGAGCTGGCCGATTTATGCCCGGCTGGTGCGGGCCAACGTGCTGGCCCTGCGCGAGCGCGAGTACGTGGAAGCGGCGCGGGCCTTGGGGGCTAGCAGCCTGCGCCTGATGCTGCGCCATCTCCTGCCCAACACCCTCACCCCCGTTTTCGTGCAGGCCAGCTTTGATGTGGGCGGGGCTATCCTCACCGCTGCCGGACTCTCCTTCATCGGTTTCGGGGCCCAGCCCCCCACCCCGGAGTGGGGTGCGATGGTTTCCGAGACGCGCAATTTCATCGCCGAGGCCATCTGGGCTCCGACGGCCCCAGCGGTGGCGATCCTGCTGACGGTGCTGGCCTTCAACCTGTTGGGGGACGCCCTGCGGGACGTGCTCGATCCCAGGGCGAGGGACTGA
- a CDS encoding TldD/PmbA family protein: MNFEEAKDYLLQKARQIGLEAEVLATETREMSLSAFEGRLEEITQATQGGLGVRVVVEGKVGYAYTEEKTPEALDWAMQEAYENALLQAGGEAFIPAGQALGQHDLLGEGLSAPLEKKQAAALAVEATLRQDARVKQVPRTAYREQEVEVVLGSTQGASGGYRTGVSVLMGSAILERGGAPKQSWNVDVSREFHALEPGKTALELIERTARLLGARPLKTGKYRAYFEPKAFAQLLGVISFLFSAKNVLEGKSLLADRVGERVASGLVTIVDDPTLPGGIASRPFDAEGTPSRPLVIIEQGVLKGFAHNSETARKMGVESTGHAQRGYKGVLGVGYSNLFLKPGSGVRLEEGVLVTEMMGLHAGANPISGDFSLQALGLKLEGGEVAYAVENFTVAGNLLTLLQSISAVGGELEWEYWGMALGAPMVEVAELSFAGA, from the coding sequence ATGAACTTCGAAGAAGCCAAGGACTACCTGCTGCAAAAAGCCCGCCAGATAGGCCTCGAGGCCGAGGTGCTGGCCACCGAGACCCGCGAGATGAGCCTCAGCGCCTTCGAGGGGCGGCTGGAGGAGATCACCCAGGCCACCCAGGGCGGCCTCGGGGTGCGGGTGGTGGTGGAGGGCAAGGTGGGCTACGCCTACACCGAGGAGAAGACCCCCGAGGCCCTGGACTGGGCGATGCAGGAAGCCTACGAAAACGCCCTGCTCCAGGCCGGAGGGGAGGCTTTTATCCCGGCAGGGCAGGCGCTGGGACAGCACGACCTGCTGGGCGAGGGGCTCTCGGCCCCCCTGGAAAAGAAGCAGGCCGCGGCCTTGGCGGTGGAGGCCACCTTGCGTCAGGACGCGCGGGTCAAGCAGGTGCCCCGCACCGCCTACCGGGAGCAGGAGGTCGAGGTGGTGTTGGGTTCGACCCAAGGGGCCAGCGGAGGCTACCGTACCGGGGTGAGCGTGTTGATGGGCTCGGCCATCCTCGAGAGGGGCGGGGCACCCAAGCAGAGCTGGAACGTCGATGTGAGCCGGGAGTTCCACGCCCTCGAGCCCGGCAAGACCGCCCTGGAACTCATCGAGCGCACCGCCCGCCTGCTGGGGGCTAGGCCCCTCAAGACCGGGAAATACCGCGCCTACTTCGAGCCCAAGGCTTTCGCCCAGCTCCTGGGCGTCATCAGCTTCTTGTTCTCGGCCAAGAACGTGCTCGAGGGCAAGAGCCTGCTGGCGGACAGGGTGGGGGAGCGGGTGGCCTCCGGGCTGGTGACCATCGTGGACGACCCCACCTTGCCGGGCGGCATCGCCTCGCGCCCCTTCGACGCCGAAGGGACGCCTTCGCGCCCTCTGGTCATCATCGAGCAGGGCGTGCTGAAGGGCTTTGCCCACAACTCCGAGACCGCGCGGAAGATGGGCGTGGAGTCCACCGGCCACGCCCAACGCGGCTACAAGGGCGTGCTGGGGGTGGGCTACTCCAACCTCTTCCTCAAGCCCGGATCCGGGGTCCGGCTGGAAGAGGGGGTCCTGGTGACCGAGATGATGGGCCTCCACGCCGGGGCCAACCCCATCTCGGGCGACTTCAGCCTGCAGGCCCTGGGCCTCAAGCTCGAGGGGGGTGAGGTGGCCTACGCGGTGGAGAACTTCACCGTGGCCGGAAACCTGCTCACGCTTTTGCAAAGCATCAGCGCGGTAGGGGGTGAGCTCGAGTGGGAGTACTGGGGCATGGCCCTGGGGGCCCCCATGGTCGAGGTGGCGGAGCTGTCGTTTGCGGGGGCGTAG